Genomic segment of Candidatus Neomarinimicrobiota bacterium:
GAGTACCAGCGCATCTGGCAGGCCTTCGCCGTGTTGGTGCCGGTTAAAACCGTGGGGGTCATGGGGGATCAGCGGACCTACGAGCATCTGTTAGCGCTAAGAGCAGTCACCAGTACTGACGGCATGACGGCCGACTGGTACC
This window contains:
- a CDS encoding GMP synthase (glutamine-hydrolyzing) gives rise to the protein EYQRIWQAFAVLVPVKTVGVMGDQRTYEHLLALRAVTSTDGMTADWYRMPSEILSLCANRIINEVRGINRVVYDISSKPPSTIEWE